One Prevotella intermedia ATCC 25611 = DSM 20706 DNA window includes the following coding sequences:
- the topA gene encoding type I DNA topoisomerase, with translation MQENLVIVESPAKAKTIEKFLGEDFKVMSSYGHIRDLKKKELSVDLDTLEANYEIPDEKKKVVSELKKNAKAAKKVWLASDEDREGEAISWHLCEVLGLDEEKTSRIVFHEITKSAILAAIQNPRRLDMNLVNAQQARRVLDRLVGFRLSPVLWRKVKPALSAGRVQSVAVRLIVEREREIQAFKSEPYYRVNAIFAATSEDGTKNEVKAELNKRFATHEEALAFLEQCKNASFQISSIAKKPLKRTPAPPFTTSTLQQEAARKLGFTVSQTMMVAQRLYEAGRITYMRTDSVNLSNLAVSTVKNEIETLYGAEYSKTRKYHTSSKGAQEAHEAIRPTDMSAHGIDGTSQEKRLYDLIWKRTVASQMADAKIDKTTVSIGILDAEGRESDKLQFVATGEVIAFDGFLKVYRESTDDENETEDTSHALPTMSEGQMLERRSIVSTERYSMGPSRYTEASLVHKLEELGIGRPSTYAPTISTIQQREYVQKGDKKGEERIYVVDTLQALKITSKNKKEMVGADKGKLIPTDIGIVVNDFLMENFPDIMDYNFTAKVEQEFDKISEGKATWNAAMKEFYKRFDPEVEAVMNARSEHKAGERELGIDPKTNKPVFVKIGRFGPVVQIGTADDTDKPRFAQIPADKSMETLTLDDALELFKLPRTIGQFEETDVVIGAGRFGPYIMHNKKYVSLPKDEDPLTVSLDTAIKLIESKRLQDAQRHLKQFDEDPKLEVMNGRYGPYIAYDGKNYRIPKAMHEKASELTYEECQDIIKNAPEPKARRGRK, from the coding sequence ATGCAAGAAAACTTAGTTATAGTAGAGAGCCCTGCAAAGGCAAAGACAATAGAGAAGTTCTTGGGCGAAGACTTTAAGGTTATGTCGTCGTACGGACATATTCGTGATTTGAAAAAGAAAGAATTAAGTGTGGATTTAGACACTTTGGAAGCCAATTACGAAATTCCCGACGAGAAGAAGAAGGTTGTTTCAGAACTCAAGAAAAATGCTAAAGCCGCTAAAAAGGTTTGGTTGGCGTCCGATGAAGACCGCGAAGGAGAAGCCATAAGTTGGCACCTTTGCGAAGTTTTAGGGCTCGACGAGGAGAAAACGAGCCGTATCGTGTTCCACGAAATCACGAAATCAGCCATTCTTGCTGCTATCCAGAACCCACGTCGGTTGGATATGAACCTTGTAAACGCACAGCAGGCACGCCGTGTGTTAGACCGTTTGGTGGGTTTCCGCCTGTCTCCCGTGTTGTGGCGCAAGGTGAAACCAGCATTGAGTGCAGGTCGTGTGCAGAGTGTTGCCGTAAGATTGATAGTAGAACGCGAGCGCGAAATACAGGCGTTTAAGTCTGAACCCTATTACAGAGTGAATGCTATCTTTGCTGCAACCAGCGAAGACGGCACGAAAAACGAAGTGAAAGCAGAACTGAACAAGCGTTTTGCCACTCACGAAGAGGCTTTGGCATTCCTTGAGCAGTGTAAGAACGCATCGTTCCAAATATCTTCCATCGCCAAGAAACCGCTGAAACGAACTCCTGCTCCTCCGTTTACAACATCGACTTTGCAACAGGAAGCAGCACGCAAATTAGGCTTTACGGTAAGTCAGACGATGATGGTGGCACAGCGACTGTACGAAGCTGGACGCATCACCTATATGCGTACCGACAGCGTAAACCTGTCTAATCTTGCCGTCAGCACTGTAAAAAACGAAATAGAAACCCTTTATGGGGCAGAATATAGCAAGACTCGCAAGTACCATACCAGCAGCAAAGGTGCGCAGGAAGCCCACGAGGCTATTCGTCCTACCGATATGAGTGCGCACGGAATTGATGGTACGAGTCAGGAAAAGCGTCTTTACGACCTTATTTGGAAACGCACTGTGGCGTCTCAGATGGCAGATGCCAAGATTGATAAAACCACCGTATCCATCGGTATTTTAGATGCTGAAGGACGCGAATCGGACAAACTTCAGTTCGTAGCTACAGGCGAAGTCATCGCTTTTGACGGTTTCTTGAAAGTTTATCGCGAATCTACCGACGATGAAAACGAAACCGAAGACACATCTCACGCACTGCCCACTATGAGCGAAGGTCAGATGTTGGAGCGACGCAGCATTGTTTCTACCGAACGCTATTCTATGGGACCAAGCCGCTATACAGAAGCAAGTTTGGTGCATAAGCTCGAGGAATTGGGCATTGGTCGCCCATCAACATACGCTCCAACCATTTCAACCATTCAGCAACGCGAGTATGTTCAGAAGGGCGATAAGAAGGGCGAAGAGCGCATATACGTGGTAGACACCTTGCAGGCGTTGAAGATTACCTCAAAGAACAAGAAAGAAATGGTGGGTGCCGATAAGGGAAAGCTCATTCCAACCGACATTGGCATTGTGGTAAACGACTTCCTGATGGAGAACTTCCCCGACATTATGGACTACAATTTCACTGCTAAGGTGGAACAGGAGTTCGATAAGATTTCGGAAGGAAAGGCGACTTGGAATGCTGCAATGAAAGAGTTTTACAAGCGTTTCGACCCAGAAGTGGAAGCCGTAATGAATGCACGGTCGGAGCATAAGGCAGGCGAACGCGAGCTGGGCATCGACCCTAAGACCAACAAACCTGTATTTGTAAAGATTGGTCGCTTTGGTCCTGTTGTGCAGATTGGTACTGCCGACGACACCGATAAGCCTCGTTTTGCGCAGATTCCAGCCGATAAGAGTATGGAAACACTTACGCTCGACGACGCATTGGAACTGTTCAAGCTGCCACGTACTATCGGACAGTTTGAGGAAACCGACGTTGTGATAGGCGCAGGACGTTTCGGCCCTTACATAATGCACAACAAAAAGTACGTCTCGCTGCCGAAAGACGAAGACCCGCTTACGGTTTCGCTCGACACAGCTATAAAGTTGATAGAGTCAAAGCGTCTCCAAGATGCGCAGCGACACCTGAAACAGTTTGACGAAGACCCTAAGTTGGAAGTGATGAACGGTCGTTACGGCCCTTACATTGC
- a CDS encoding DUF4252 domain-containing protein, protein MKKILLLLLFGFTFNCTFAQKAFFDKYDDKEGISTAYISATMLKMMGNVQVGNKDISRIAKRLDHIHVLECERPSLINSIKNAAFAYYKQAKYAVVMKTKSNGEDVTIYEKKYQNGKNEYVLLNVERDELTIVNLLGRVSLEEIQGIAK, encoded by the coding sequence ATGAAGAAGATATTACTACTTTTGCTATTCGGTTTTACTTTCAATTGTACCTTCGCACAGAAAGCATTCTTCGACAAGTACGACGATAAGGAAGGAATATCAACGGCTTATATCTCGGCAACAATGCTGAAAATGATGGGCAATGTACAAGTGGGCAACAAAGACATAAGCCGCATTGCAAAGCGATTAGACCATATTCACGTGTTGGAATGCGAGCGTCCTTCGCTCATCAACAGTATAAAAAATGCTGCATTCGCTTATTACAAGCAAGCAAAGTACGCCGTCGTGATGAAAACGAAAAGCAATGGCGAAGATGTTACGATATACGAAAAGAAATACCAGAACGGCAAGAACGAGTACGTACTGCTGAATGTTGAACGCGACGAACTTACGATTGTGAACTTGTTGGGACGTGTATCGTTGGAAGAAATTCAAGGTATTGCAAAATGA
- a CDS encoding RNA polymerase sigma factor: MEASQFKAIFLPCHRRLYVVAWRLTGNTQAAEDLVQETFLRLWTRRHQLADIDNPEAYSIMTLRRIFYDIKRTKHIDEAERDVSEMQHKATENLSERIDAQDQWQRIRAMILALPDPQGKVMLMRDVEGRTYEEISAETGLTEVNLRSVLSRARKKIRERIKEIKR, encoded by the coding sequence ATGGAAGCCTCGCAGTTCAAAGCAATCTTCTTGCCGTGCCATCGCAGACTTTATGTGGTGGCATGGCGTCTGACGGGCAATACGCAGGCTGCCGAAGACCTCGTGCAGGAAACCTTTCTGCGACTCTGGACACGTCGCCATCAGCTTGCCGACATCGACAACCCAGAGGCTTACAGCATTATGACGTTGCGCCGAATATTCTACGATATAAAACGTACAAAGCACATTGATGAAGCCGAACGGGACGTTAGCGAAATGCAACACAAAGCAACCGAGAACCTAAGCGAACGCATTGACGCGCAAGACCAATGGCAACGCATCAGAGCAATGATACTTGCGCTGCCCGACCCGCAAGGAAAGGTGATGCTTATGCGTGATGTGGAAGGGCGGACATACGAAGAAATCAGTGCCGAAACAGGACTTACGGAAGTCAATCTACGTTCTGTTCTGAGTAGGGCACGAAAGAAAATAAGAGAAAGAATAAAGGAAATAAAGCGATAA
- a CDS encoding DUF4252 domain-containing protein, with amino-acid sequence MRKLLFIFVLVLSTSTVSASQRVGEDVHSLMATFKNAKHAEYSHVGKLLFAFAKTFIKDSDEDAQAMLKCIKSVKTLDLYRCSDDVKRNFWTRAKRINNRNYHELVRQNKKDGFSSVQIKMKHGVVRELVVIDAEGSDCSLVLVKGKIPLGKLSEIINSQSKKKKK; translated from the coding sequence ATGAGAAAGCTACTTTTTATATTTGTTCTTGTTCTAAGCACGAGCACCGTAAGTGCCAGCCAACGAGTGGGCGAGGACGTGCATAGCCTAATGGCGACATTTAAAAACGCCAAGCATGCAGAGTACAGCCACGTAGGAAAGCTGTTGTTTGCGTTTGCCAAGACCTTTATAAAAGATAGCGACGAAGATGCGCAGGCTATGCTGAAGTGCATCAAATCGGTAAAGACGTTAGACCTTTACCGATGTTCAGACGATGTGAAAAGAAACTTTTGGACACGGGCAAAGCGCATAAACAACAGAAACTACCACGAACTTGTCAGGCAGAACAAGAAAGATGGCTTTTCAAGTGTTCAGATTAAGATGAAGCATGGCGTAGTTCGCGAACTTGTTGTCATTGATGCTGAAGGCTCCGACTGCTCCCTTGTATTGGTGAAAGGTAAAATCCCATTGGGCAAGCTCAGCGAGATTATCAATAGCCAAAGCAAGAAAAAGAAGAAGTAA
- a CDS encoding DUF4252 domain-containing protein → MRTLFISLALLAVSMVAKAQNVESIFEQFKNHENVELVDVPKELLALGLKASGNKDAQNWVDKIDHLRVLSLEEATKATKEEFQKAVEAFNWKGYDEMVKVNSEGSKVRIMTQGTDEVIKRIVIYAVEEDECAFVVIDGNIAPKDIDGIIDSATSK, encoded by the coding sequence ATGAGAACATTATTCATTTCACTTGCCCTCTTGGCAGTAAGTATGGTTGCTAAAGCACAAAACGTTGAAAGCATTTTTGAGCAGTTCAAAAATCACGAAAACGTAGAATTGGTAGACGTTCCTAAAGAATTGCTGGCTCTTGGCTTAAAGGCTTCGGGCAATAAAGATGCACAAAATTGGGTAGATAAGATAGACCATCTGCGCGTATTGTCGCTCGAAGAAGCTACCAAAGCTACAAAGGAAGAATTTCAAAAGGCAGTGGAAGCCTTCAATTGGAAGGGCTACGACGAAATGGTAAAAGTGAATTCGGAAGGTTCAAAGGTCAGAATTATGACGCAAGGTACCGATGAAGTTATCAAACGTATAGTTATCTACGCCGTAGAAGAGGACGAATGCGCCTTTGTAGTAATAGATGGCAACATCGCTCCGAAAGACATTGATGGCATCATAGATAGTGCAACATCAAAGTAA
- the ruvB gene encoding Holliday junction branch migration DNA helicase RuvB translates to MNEDFDIREERFTTAEKEFENALRPPKFDDFSGQDKVVENLRVFVEAAKYRGEPLDHTLLHGPPGLGKTTLSNIIANELGVGFKITSGPVLDKPGDLAGILTSLEPNDVLFIDEIHRLSPVVEEYLYSAMEDYRIDIMIDKGPSARSIQIDLNPFTLVGATTRSGLLTAPLRARFGINLHLEYYAPETLSRIIKRSANLLKVPIEGDAAVEIARRSRGTPRICNALLRRVRDFAQVKGNGTIDHAIAQSSLQSLNIDKYGLDEIDNKILLTIIDKFRGGPVGVSTIATAIGEDAGTLEEVYEPYLIMEGFIKRTPRGRMATELAYEHLGKTMRGSAVGEPSLFE, encoded by the coding sequence ATGAATGAAGATTTCGATATAAGAGAAGAGCGATTTACAACAGCCGAAAAGGAATTTGAAAACGCACTGCGACCGCCGAAGTTCGACGACTTCAGCGGGCAAGACAAGGTGGTAGAGAACCTTCGGGTGTTTGTTGAAGCTGCCAAATATCGTGGCGAACCACTCGACCACACGTTGCTTCACGGGCCTCCGGGACTGGGAAAAACCACGTTGAGCAACATTATTGCCAATGAGTTGGGCGTCGGTTTTAAGATTACTTCGGGTCCTGTACTCGATAAACCGGGCGATTTGGCAGGTATTCTTACATCGCTCGAACCCAACGATGTGCTGTTCATTGACGAAATTCACCGCCTTTCTCCCGTTGTTGAAGAATACCTTTATTCGGCAATGGAGGACTATCGAATCGACATTATGATAGACAAAGGTCCTTCAGCACGCTCTATTCAGATAGACTTAAATCCGTTTACACTCGTTGGAGCGACTACTCGCAGCGGACTTTTAACGGCTCCTTTGCGTGCTCGTTTTGGCATTAATCTGCATTTAGAGTATTATGCGCCCGAAACTTTGAGTCGCATTATAAAGCGTTCTGCCAACCTGTTGAAGGTGCCTATTGAAGGCGATGCTGCCGTTGAAATAGCCCGACGCTCACGCGGTACGCCCCGTATTTGCAATGCCTTGCTGCGTCGTGTACGCGATTTCGCACAGGTAAAAGGCAACGGAACCATCGACCACGCTATCGCACAGTCGTCGTTGCAATCGCTGAATATCGACAAATACGGCCTTGACGAGATAGACAACAAGATACTTCTGACCATTATCGACAAGTTTCGTGGAGGCCCTGTCGGCGTTTCTACCATTGCAACGGCTATCGGCGAAGATGCAGGAACGCTGGAAGAGGTTTACGAACCTTATCTTATTATGGAAGGATTCATCAAGCGAACGCCACGCGGACGTATGGCAACAGAGTTGGCTTACGAACATCTTGGCAAGACAATGCGCGGTTCGGCGGTAGGCGAACCTTCGCTCTTTGAATAA
- the dusB gene encoding tRNA dihydrouridine synthase DusB, whose amino-acid sequence MKIGTIDFGERPLFLAPMEDVTDIGFRKMCKRFGAAMVYTEFVSADAVIRSIKSTLNKIVIDEEERPVGIQIYGKDVESMVEAAKIVEQVKPDVIDINFGCPVKKVANKGAGSGMLKNIPLLLEITREVVKAVNTPVTVKTRLGWDDNNLIITDLAEQLQDCGVQALTIHGRTRAQMYTGEADWTLIGEVKKNPRIHIPIIGNGDVTSVSDAQKRFDSYGVDAVMIGRATFGCPWLFSETDAPDTQKLTLDDKIDILEEMLRINVEKIDEYRGILHTRRHLAASPIFKGVPDFKQTRIAMLRANKMDELIGILENCRERLRTL is encoded by the coding sequence ATGAAAATAGGAACGATAGATTTTGGAGAACGTCCTTTGTTCTTGGCACCGATGGAAGATGTAACCGATATAGGCTTCCGTAAAATGTGCAAACGCTTCGGTGCGGCAATGGTCTATACAGAGTTTGTGTCGGCAGATGCAGTCATACGTAGTATAAAATCGACACTCAACAAGATTGTTATTGACGAAGAGGAACGCCCTGTAGGTATTCAGATATATGGAAAAGATGTTGAATCGATGGTTGAGGCTGCCAAGATAGTAGAGCAGGTAAAGCCCGATGTAATCGACATAAACTTTGGTTGTCCCGTGAAGAAGGTAGCCAATAAAGGGGCAGGTTCGGGTATGTTGAAGAACATACCGTTGCTATTGGAGATAACACGCGAGGTTGTGAAGGCTGTAAACACGCCCGTTACGGTGAAAACACGCTTGGGTTGGGACGATAACAACCTTATTATAACCGACCTTGCCGAACAACTTCAGGACTGTGGAGTACAGGCATTGACTATCCACGGTCGCACCCGCGCACAGATGTACACAGGTGAAGCCGACTGGACGCTTATAGGTGAAGTGAAAAAAAATCCACGCATACACATTCCGATAATAGGAAATGGCGATGTAACCAGCGTTTCCGATGCGCAAAAGCGTTTCGACAGCTATGGCGTAGATGCCGTAATGATAGGCAGAGCAACCTTTGGCTGCCCATGGTTGTTTAGCGAAACCGATGCTCCAGATACCCAAAAACTTACTTTGGACGATAAAATCGACATTTTGGAAGAGATGTTGCGCATCAATGTAGAGAAGATTGACGAGTATAGAGGCATATTGCATACCCGCCGACACCTTGCTGCGTCGCCCATTTTCAAAGGTGTTCCTGATTTCAAGCAAACACGAATTGCGATGCTTCGAGCTAACAAAATGGACGAACTCATCGGTATTTTGGAGAATTGCAGAGAACGTTTGCGGACACTTTGA
- a CDS encoding leucine-rich repeat domain-containing protein, with the protein MKKVYLTFVFLIVGILTSFAQSAGWIFQPGSEGPWFEKEIEQGKPMEYYDYGGPEKGMRGNYAYTLQRLKPRNSDSHITIIFEKIEFGEEDELRIYNGLIELSCEKDPDSGDYLWGWAKQEPLKIIKGTPENLPIRISSTAADGGLSVGCYAATTMPGWKAMVYCVKNGDPEPSIETPEDKPNFTLRVDPNAKIEYDEDGEPKPIYLYLEMKGIKDNQNIQIEQDGQKNDYTLNKKVTNSIQLEVEPNDVIKVYADLAAFKAQAGKLVTCELGKNVHLETLDLMMNKITELDLSQLPKLRELAITDNRLTTIDLSKLPELEEFYGSYNKVGKLDIKMNPELEVLACAGMGLTELDLSKNHKLENITAGNNDYTTFPDLSNKPYLKWIDMEDCGMKELDVTKFPKLKFLDLSGNQLTNIDLSKNPLLRKLDLDNNQLDACTINDILFTIPKAKKDDEAVLLIKGNTGSATCDNALLEGKNWKMNVTGDGSGCNTVRLRFEENTQGSFKTIVEEKNVPEWTPIEKGKDVKIEATPISGYKFVKAMLDGKDITGNTFKINQYGVLAAVFDVDNGIHNAQAEAVKVVRHNGNIVVMGLQAEKNYNIYDASGKLLSTGLTDANGEATVSLPAGHIIIIRQGNLAIKVMQ; encoded by the coding sequence ATGAAAAAAGTCTATTTAACTTTTGTGTTCCTAATCGTGGGTATTCTCACATCGTTTGCCCAAAGTGCTGGCTGGATATTCCAACCTGGCAGTGAAGGACCTTGGTTTGAAAAGGAAATCGAACAAGGAAAACCAATGGAGTATTACGATTATGGCGGCCCCGAAAAAGGTATGCGAGGCAACTATGCTTACACCCTTCAACGTCTGAAACCAAGAAATTCAGACTCGCATATTACCATTATATTCGAGAAAATAGAGTTCGGCGAAGAAGACGAACTTCGCATTTACAACGGATTAATCGAGCTTTCTTGCGAAAAAGACCCCGACAGTGGCGACTATTTGTGGGGTTGGGCAAAGCAAGAACCGCTCAAAATAATCAAGGGAACACCTGAAAATCTGCCCATCAGAATAAGTTCAACCGCTGCCGATGGCGGTCTTTCGGTTGGTTGCTATGCTGCTACCACTATGCCAGGGTGGAAAGCGATGGTTTATTGCGTGAAGAACGGAGACCCCGAACCAAGCATTGAGACTCCCGAAGATAAGCCAAACTTCACCTTAAGGGTAGACCCGAACGCAAAGATTGAATACGACGAAGATGGCGAACCTAAGCCAATCTATCTGTATTTAGAGATGAAGGGCATCAAAGACAACCAGAACATTCAGATAGAACAGGACGGACAGAAGAACGACTACACGCTGAACAAGAAGGTTACCAACTCTATACAGTTGGAAGTAGAGCCTAACGACGTCATTAAAGTGTACGCCGACTTAGCTGCCTTCAAGGCACAAGCAGGCAAGTTGGTAACTTGTGAGTTAGGAAAGAACGTCCACCTGGAAACCCTTGACCTTATGATGAACAAGATTACGGAGCTCGATTTGTCTCAACTTCCTAAGCTTCGCGAACTTGCCATCACCGATAACCGACTGACAACCATCGACCTTAGCAAGCTTCCTGAACTGGAAGAGTTCTATGGCAGCTACAACAAGGTGGGCAAATTAGATATAAAAATGAACCCCGAGCTTGAAGTATTGGCGTGCGCTGGTATGGGATTGACAGAATTAGACCTCAGCAAGAACCATAAGCTCGAAAACATTACGGCAGGAAACAACGACTATACCACATTCCCCGATTTAAGCAACAAACCTTATTTGAAGTGGATTGATATGGAAGATTGTGGCATGAAGGAACTTGACGTAACAAAGTTCCCTAAGCTGAAATTCCTCGATTTATCGGGCAATCAGCTTACAAACATCGACCTTTCAAAGAATCCTTTGCTCCGCAAACTCGACTTGGACAACAACCAACTCGATGCTTGTACCATTAACGACATTCTCTTCACAATTCCAAAGGCTAAGAAAGACGATGAGGCAGTATTGCTGATAAAAGGCAATACAGGCTCGGCTACCTGCGACAATGCACTGTTGGAGGGCAAGAACTGGAAGATGAACGTTACAGGCGATGGCTCTGGCTGCAACACAGTGCGCCTGCGCTTCGAGGAAAATACGCAAGGTTCTTTCAAGACAATCGTTGAAGAAAAGAATGTTCCTGAATGGACACCTATCGAAAAAGGCAAGGACGTGAAGATTGAAGCTACACCAATTTCAGGTTATAAGTTTGTAAAGGCAATGCTCGACGGCAAGGACATTACTGGCAACACGTTTAAAATCAACCAATATGGCGTTTTAGCAGCCGTGTTCGATGTTGACAACGGCATTCACAACGCTCAGGCGGAAGCCGTGAAAGTGGTACGCCACAACGGCAACATCGTTGTTATGGGCTTGCAAGCCGAAAAGAACTACAACATCTACGATGCATCTGGTAAGCTGCTTAGCACAGGTCTTACCGATGCAAACGGCGAAGCTACCGTATCTTTGCCAGCAGGACACATTATTATAATACGACAAGGCAACCTTGCTATTAAGGTTATGCAATAA
- a CDS encoding YitT family protein has protein sequence MGITITKKVLYREIVDYIMIAIGCISYSIGWTIFLLPNNISTGGVAGLSSILFWAWDIKVSVTYFVMNALLLSFALKTLGWRFCVKTIYGVLVMTFAVGFMREAFPNPTILNDQPFMVALIGSLFCGLGLGFCLSYNGSSGGSDIVAAIVNKYHDISLGRVLILVDTSIVTLSYVVLKDWERVIYGYLCLAIVSFVLDQVVNAGRRSVQFLIISERYEEICKQITETPPHRGCTTIDAHGYYSGQNTKVVLVVTRQREARMLYHLINDIDPHAFVTQSQVMSVFGHGFDKFKVKSKTAKSNSGTIA, from the coding sequence ATGGGGATTACAATTACAAAAAAGGTACTTTATCGTGAAATCGTAGATTACATTATGATTGCTATCGGGTGTATCTCGTATAGCATTGGTTGGACCATCTTCCTACTACCCAACAACATCAGTACAGGTGGCGTGGCAGGTTTGTCGTCTATTTTGTTTTGGGCATGGGATATTAAGGTATCTGTTACCTACTTCGTTATGAACGCTCTTCTTTTGTCGTTCGCCCTCAAGACACTTGGTTGGCGGTTCTGTGTTAAAACTATCTACGGCGTATTGGTTATGACTTTCGCGGTAGGATTTATGCGCGAGGCTTTCCCAAACCCTACTATCTTGAACGACCAGCCGTTTATGGTTGCCCTCATAGGTTCGCTGTTCTGCGGCTTAGGCTTAGGTTTCTGCCTCTCATACAACGGTAGTTCGGGCGGTTCCGACATTGTAGCAGCCATCGTTAATAAATATCACGACATCTCTCTCGGCCGTGTGCTTATCTTGGTCGATACCTCTATCGTTACATTAAGTTATGTAGTGCTGAAAGATTGGGAGCGTGTAATCTATGGTTACCTTTGCTTGGCCATTGTGTCGTTCGTGTTAGACCAAGTTGTAAATGCAGGCAGGCGGTCTGTTCAGTTCCTTATTATCTCGGAACGATACGAAGAAATATGCAAGCAGATTACAGAAACGCCACCCCATCGTGGTTGCACGACGATAGATGCGCACGGCTATTACAGCGGACAAAACACGAAAGTGGTATTGGTTGTTACACGCCAGCGAGAAGCCAGAATGCTCTACCACCTCATCAACGATATCGACCCACACGCCTTTGTAACGCAAAGTCAGGTAATGAGTGTATTCGGGCACGGCTTCGACAAGTTCAAAGTAAAGAGCAAAACAGCAAAAAGCAACAGCGGAACAATCGCTTAA